From a region of the Eretmochelys imbricata isolate rEreImb1 chromosome 6, rEreImb1.hap1, whole genome shotgun sequence genome:
- the LOC144266193 gene encoding myb/SANT-like DNA-binding domain-containing protein 7 → MQSSSAQVTMMESQNRKRAPAWTELEVRDLITEWGEESVLSELRSSFRNAKTFVKISQGMKDRGHNRDPKQCRVKLKELRQAYQKTREVNGRSGSEPQTCRFYDELHAILGGSATTTPAVLFDSFNGDGGNTEAGFRDEEDDDDEVVDSSQKASGETAFPDSQELFLTLDLEPVPPEPTQGCLLDPAGGEGTSAACVSMITGSSPSQRLVKTRKKKKTHS, encoded by the exons atgcagagctcatcagcacaggtgaccatgatggagtcccagaatcgcaaaagagctccagcatggaccgaactggaggtacgggatctgatcactgaatggggagaggaatccgtgctatcagaactccgttccagttttcgaaatgccaaaacctttgtcaaaatctcccagggcatgaaggacagaggccataacagggacccgaagcagtgccgcgtgaaacttaaggagctgaggcaagcctaccagaaaaccagagaggtgaacggccgctccgggtcagagccccaaacatgccgcttctatgatgagctgcatgccattttagggggttcagcaaccactaccccagccgtgttgtttgactccttcaatggagatggaggcaacacggaagcaggttttcgggacgaagaagatgatgatgatgaggttgtagatagctcacagaaagcaagcggagaaaccgcttttcccgacagccaggaactgtttctcaccctggacctggagccagtaccccccgaacctacccaaggctgcctcctggacccggcaggcggagaagggacctccg ctgcatgtgtttcaatgatcacaggatcttctccttcccagaggctagtgaagactagaaagaaaaaaaaaacgcactcgtga